A region of Massilia sp. WG5 DNA encodes the following proteins:
- a CDS encoding AAA family ATPase, which yields MPNFARLQIAFKNVYVRIATAVLLGMLVGWFIYKADVPQDPSPVVHSQNISEITELAAQKDRLDYLLVAHPLSDAPRYIYKFKGAPQLHVVKVPSTSHLSLEREVLLKNAIPYSIAKDDYLASHKAVLQDENEGFGSDVLSFLKRHALDLTVLLVILYAMKFGIPGMNGNAQLISPDKLKGSMDDLIGMEDIKQEVLHLEDMIRNRELYKEHNIDKPFNVMLTGPAGTGKTKLVGYLAKRLDIPLIQASGSALESGYVGGGSKALNALYRKASSKGRCIIFLDEAQSLFMPRGRSEKKWEDDTANTLLGLLDGVKSDKGQGVIWVVASNFDDASTEMDEAMLRRFSVKINFRLPNKAERRELLRSFLSRKKEGLVDYDDLDLDQVAEITQNLSPALLESVVERASMLSIQEKVIINTDLLFRAYERATIGLTDRATTAEKHKQRERIAVHELGHFFMQIDPFLRAGMSLDEVKEKSHLLKISTEAVSKIGALGYVLQSGDDMSLRTLEELERDVIGLYGGVAAEELFYGARGISVGSQNDIEKITKMLNLMVGRLSMYSRAKIDYSQLANDASGEHTLRQVEEKSDELYSYTLDAIRDYEKVIVALKDTLLEQYVLSKDAVFSLLEEHKDALMAGLKAARHASLKLCAETGEAVA from the coding sequence ATGCCCAATTTTGCCCGACTCCAAATTGCCTTCAAGAATGTTTATGTCCGTATTGCGACTGCCGTATTGTTAGGCATGCTGGTTGGCTGGTTCATCTACAAGGCCGACGTCCCGCAGGATCCTTCTCCGGTGGTCCATTCGCAGAATATTTCCGAGATCACGGAACTGGCCGCCCAGAAGGACCGCCTGGATTACCTGCTGGTGGCCCATCCGCTGTCCGACGCACCGCGCTACATCTACAAGTTCAAGGGCGCGCCGCAGCTGCACGTGGTGAAGGTGCCGAGCACCTCGCACCTGTCGCTGGAGCGTGAAGTCCTGCTGAAGAACGCGATCCCGTATTCGATCGCCAAGGACGACTACCTGGCCTCGCACAAGGCTGTGCTGCAGGACGAGAACGAAGGCTTCGGTTCCGACGTGCTGTCCTTCCTGAAGCGTCACGCGCTCGACCTGACCGTGCTGCTGGTGATCCTGTACGCCATGAAATTCGGCATCCCGGGCATGAACGGCAACGCCCAGCTGATCTCGCCGGACAAGCTGAAAGGCTCGATGGACGACCTGATCGGCATGGAAGACATCAAGCAGGAAGTCCTCCACCTGGAAGACATGATCCGCAACCGCGAGCTGTACAAAGAGCACAACATCGACAAGCCCTTCAACGTCATGCTGACCGGTCCTGCCGGTACCGGCAAGACCAAACTGGTCGGCTACCTGGCCAAGCGCCTGGACATCCCGCTGATCCAGGCCTCCGGCTCGGCGCTGGAATCGGGCTACGTCGGCGGCGGTTCGAAGGCGCTGAACGCCCTGTACCGCAAGGCCTCGAGCAAGGGCCGCTGCATCATCTTCCTGGATGAGGCGCAGAGCCTGTTCATGCCGCGCGGCCGCAGCGAAAAGAAATGGGAAGACGACACCGCCAACACCCTGCTGGGCCTGCTGGACGGCGTGAAGAGCGACAAGGGCCAGGGCGTGATCTGGGTCGTCGCCTCGAACTTCGACGACGCCTCGACCGAGATGGACGAAGCGATGCTGCGCCGCTTCTCGGTGAAGATCAACTTCCGCCTGCCGAACAAGGCCGAGCGCCGCGAGCTGCTGCGCAGCTTCCTGTCGCGTAAGAAGGAAGGCCTGGTCGACTACGACGACCTCGACCTGGACCAGGTGGCCGAGATCACCCAGAACCTGAGCCCGGCGCTGCTGGAATCCGTGGTCGAGCGCGCATCGATGCTGTCGATCCAGGAAAAGGTCATCATCAACACCGACTTGCTGTTCCGTGCGTATGAGCGTGCGACCATCGGCCTGACCGACCGCGCCACCACCGCCGAGAAGCACAAGCAGCGCGAGCGCATCGCCGTGCACGAACTGGGCCACTTCTTCATGCAGATCGACCCCTTCCTGCGCGCCGGCATGAGCCTGGACGAAGTGAAGGAGAAATCGCACCTGCTGAAGATCAGCACCGAAGCCGTGTCGAAGATCGGCGCCCTGGGTTACGTGCTGCAGTCGGGCGACGACATGTCGCTGCGGACCCTGGAAGAGCTGGAGCGCGACGTGATCGGCCTGTACGGCGGCGTGGCGGCGGAAGAGCTGTTCTATGGCGCCCGCGGCATCTCGGTCGGCAGCCAGAACGACATCGAGAAGATCACCAAGATGCTGAACCTGATGGTGGGCCGCCTGTCGATGTACTCGCGCGCCAAGATCGACTACAGCCAGCTTGCCAACGACGCCTCGGGCGAGCACACCCTGCGCCAGGTCGAGGAGAAGTCCGATGAGCTGTACAGCTACACGCTGGACGCGATCCGCGACTACGAAAAGGTGATCGTCGCCCTCAAGGACACCCTGCTCGAGCAGTACGTGCTGTCCAAGGACGCCGTGTTCTCCCTGCTGGAAGAGCACAAGGACGCCCTGATGGCAGGCCTGAAGGCGGCGCGCCACGCCAGCCTGAAACTGTGCGCGGAGACCGGCGAAGCGGTCGCCTGA